The Staphylococcus sp. 17KM0847 DNA segment TTCTATAATATAACGTTCTGTACTTTCACTTGCCCATTTCAATAGTTTAATGCGATGTTGTAAACTCATTGTTACCCCAGTTGGAAACTGATGACTTGGTGTAATATAAACAATGTTAGCATGATGTTGTAGGACCTGTTGAATATCAATGCCATCTTGGTAAACAGGAATAAAATCATAATCAATATGTTTACGTGTTAGAAGATGACGTACTTGTCGGTAGATAGGGTCTTCTAACATAAAAGATGTATGTGAAGGGAGTAAATCTGTAATAATAGATAAAAGCTGTTCAGTCGATGAAGCGACAATCACTTGTTCTGGTGTGGATTGTACACCACGGCTATGAAAAAGATAGTGACTAATTTGTTCGCGTAATGGGAAGTCTCCTTGTTGATGTCCCCCTTCAACAAGATCATATTGTAATGTTTCGAATGATTCTTTAGCATATTTACGAAATTGTTCAAAAGGAAAATGCGCCTTATCAATGGTTCCAAGATGAAATGCAAACCGAGATGTTTTTTCGGAAGATGTCTTTTCAGTAGAAGTTATTGCCCGTGTGTTACGTTGTGTTACAAGTGGTAGTATATCAATATCACTTACGAAATAACCAGAACGGTGTTTACTGTATATGTAGCCTTCATCAATGAGCTGAGCATATGCATTTTCAACAGTAGTTTGACTAATTGAGAGATAGTCGCTTAACAAACGTTTAGAAGGTAATTTTTCTCCCTCGTTTAGGCTCCCATCAATAATACTACTACGAATTTTTTCATAAAGTTGCATATACATTGGGTACTGTAATGACTTATCAATATGAAACATTAACATCTCCATTTTATTTACTCCAATCTGACCCTTTTATTTTTTATAATTCTGATACTTTAACCAGTTCAGATATTAGTATAAGCTACATTTAAACGTATTTAAAGGGGGACTTATTTATGGTGAAGCAAGTTGGATCAGAGCGCGTCAAACGTGGTATGGCGGAGATGCAAAAAGGCGGCGTTATTATGGACGTTGTTAATGCAGAACAAGCAAAGATAGCGGAAGCTGCAGGTGCAGTGGCAGTTATGGCGTTGGAACGTGTACCGTCAGATATTCGTGCAGCAGGTGGTGTTGCACGTGCATGTAATCCTAGAATTGTAGAAGAAGTCATGAATGCAGTATCTATTCCAGTTATGGCGAAGTGCCGTATTGGACATATTACAGAGGCGCGTGTACTCGAAGCGATGGGTGTCGATTATATTGATGAATCAGAAGTATTAACACCCGCAGATGAAGTTTTTCATTTGAAGAAAAGTGATTATACCGTACCATTTGTTTGTGGATGTCGTCATTTAGGTGAAGCAGCACGTCGTATTGGAGAAGGGGCAGCTATGTTGCGTACGAAAGGTGAACCGGGTACAGGTAATATCGTTGAGGCAGTACGTCATATGCGACAAGTCAATCAAGAAGTCGCACGTATTACAGTAATGAGCGATGATGAACTGATGACAGAAGCCAAAAATTTAGGTGCACCGTTTCATATTCTGCAAGATATTAAAAAACATGGACGTTTGCCAGTCGTCAACTTTGCGGCAGGTGGTGTCGCAACGCCGCAAGATGCAGCATTAATGATGGAATTAGGTGCAGATGGTGTTTTTGTTGGATCGGGTATTTTCAAGTCAGAAGACCCAGAAACATTTGCAAAAGCGATTGTTCAAGCGACAACACATTACCAAGATTATGAGTTGATTGGGCGATTGGCGAAAGAGCTAGGGACAGCAATGAAAGGCCTAGATATTAATCAACTGTCATTAGAAGAACGTATGCAAGAGCGTGGTTGGTAAGATGAAAATTGGTGTGCTCGCTTTACAAGGTGCTGTCCGTGAACATATTCGACAAATCGAAGTGTGTAGTTGTGAAGGAATAGAAGTTAAGAGAACGGAACAATTGGATGAGTTAGACGGTCTGGTTATTCCGGGAGGTGAATCCACAACATTACGTCGTTTAATGACGTTGTATGGATTTGATGAAGTGCTCAAGCAGTCTTCACTACCGATGTATGGGACGTGTGCAGGTTTAATTGTATTGGCACGTGATATAGTGAATGAATCTGGCTATCTAGGTAAGTTAGATATTACAGTGGCACGTAATTCGTTTGGTCGTCAAATTGATAGTTTTGAGGCTGATCTTGAGATTCAAGGCATTGATGACACGGTAGAAGGTGTTTTTATACGTGCGCCTCACATTCAAGAAG contains these protein-coding regions:
- the pdxT gene encoding pyridoxal 5'-phosphate synthase glutaminase subunit PdxT; this translates as MKIGVLALQGAVREHIRQIEVCSCEGIEVKRTEQLDELDGLVIPGGESTTLRRLMTLYGFDEVLKQSSLPMYGTCAGLIVLARDIVNESGYLGKLDITVARNSFGRQIDSFEADLEIQGIDDTVEGVFIRAPHIQEVDDHVEVLGRIDDKIIAVRQGQYLGVSFHPELTDDTMMMRYFIENVIKQEV
- a CDS encoding PLP-dependent aminotransferase family protein, whose protein sequence is MEMLMFHIDKSLQYPMYMQLYEKIRSSIIDGSLNEGEKLPSKRLLSDYLSISQTTVENAYAQLIDEGYIYSKHRSGYFVSDIDILPLVTQRNTRAITSTEKTSSEKTSRFAFHLGTIDKAHFPFEQFRKYAKESFETLQYDLVEGGHQQGDFPLREQISHYLFHSRGVQSTPEQVIVASSTEQLLSIITDLLPSHTSFMLEDPIYRQVRHLLTRKHIDYDFIPVYQDGIDIQQVLQHHANIVYITPSHQFPTGVTMSLQHRIKLLKWASESTERYIIEDDYDSEFRYEGKPIPALQSLDQTDSVIYVSTFSKSISPSIRVAYAVLPKPLLEKYQKTLNIEGGTVPRHIQYIVSQFMATHQFERHLNRMRKIYRKKRDLLVNYLSQYPDLCRIDGAFTGMHFILTIQNHLTEQECMACFKKYDITIQPLSHYLFQHQTSKPKFVLGFGGIETSDILKHAQQLIHALKKAEKQS
- the pdxS gene encoding pyridoxal 5'-phosphate synthase lyase subunit PdxS produces the protein MVKQVGSERVKRGMAEMQKGGVIMDVVNAEQAKIAEAAGAVAVMALERVPSDIRAAGGVARACNPRIVEEVMNAVSIPVMAKCRIGHITEARVLEAMGVDYIDESEVLTPADEVFHLKKSDYTVPFVCGCRHLGEAARRIGEGAAMLRTKGEPGTGNIVEAVRHMRQVNQEVARITVMSDDELMTEAKNLGAPFHILQDIKKHGRLPVVNFAAGGVATPQDAALMMELGADGVFVGSGIFKSEDPETFAKAIVQATTHYQDYELIGRLAKELGTAMKGLDINQLSLEERMQERGW